One region of Priestia megaterium genomic DNA includes:
- a CDS encoding carboxymuconolactone decarboxylase family protein: MAQNSYQKGLDKLMEYTLTSNDDISTHLKITEDLKDLAPDVGKYIIEFAYGDIYSRPGLTNKQRALVTISSLVTQGTEPQLELHLNTGLTAGLEPNEIVESIIQLIPYTGFPRVLNALSVAKKVFAQRDVEVETGEKELVENK, translated from the coding sequence ATGGCACAAAATAGTTATCAAAAAGGTTTAGATAAATTAATGGAATATACGTTAACGAGTAACGATGATATTTCGACTCATTTAAAAATTACGGAAGACTTAAAAGACCTAGCTCCTGACGTTGGGAAATATATTATTGAATTTGCCTATGGAGACATTTATTCACGACCAGGTTTAACGAATAAGCAGCGAGCATTAGTAACCATTTCATCACTGGTTACTCAGGGTACAGAGCCTCAGCTTGAGCTGCATTTAAACACAGGTTTAACAGCTGGACTAGAGCCGAATGAAATTGTGGAAAGCATCATTCAATTAATTCCATACACAGGTTTCCCTCGCGTGTTAAATGCTTTAAGCGTAGCTAAGAAAGTATTCGCTCAGCGTGACGTGGAAGTAGAGACAGGCGAAAAAGAGCTAGTAGAAAAT
- a CDS encoding LysR family transcriptional regulator gives MDIRQLNYFLEVAKLRSFTKASQSLHISQPTLSKMVKNLEEELEVELIDRSARQIDLTDAGEVVYAQGQKVMASIDELSTYLYDVMNLKKGMIKIGIPPLIGVLFFPKIIKGFQQLYPDITIKLIEYGANRVQKAVEKGELDLGVAVLPVNEHLFDINPFISEKMLLYVHHSHPLASKTHVEINELAQEKFILFNEDFTLHDRLIQACQQAGFEPNVAYESSQWDFIGEMIAENLGVSIFPQSIAAKVDSAIVKAVPITNPSISWDLGLILKKDKYISYASKQFLHYMNEQHSVLYR, from the coding sequence ATGGATATTCGTCAGCTTAATTATTTTTTAGAAGTCGCTAAATTAAGGAGCTTTACTAAAGCATCTCAAAGTCTTCATATTTCACAGCCGACCTTGAGCAAAATGGTGAAAAACTTAGAAGAAGAATTGGAAGTAGAATTAATTGATCGTTCCGCAAGACAGATTGATTTAACGGATGCCGGGGAAGTTGTGTATGCGCAAGGACAAAAAGTTATGGCATCCATTGATGAGCTATCGACTTATTTATATGATGTGATGAATCTGAAAAAAGGAATGATTAAAATTGGAATTCCTCCATTGATTGGAGTGCTGTTCTTTCCAAAGATTATTAAAGGGTTTCAGCAGCTCTATCCAGATATCACAATTAAACTTATTGAATACGGAGCCAATCGTGTTCAAAAAGCAGTAGAAAAAGGAGAGTTAGACCTAGGTGTAGCGGTGCTTCCAGTAAATGAACATCTTTTTGACATTAATCCTTTTATCTCAGAAAAAATGCTTTTATATGTTCACCACTCTCACCCTTTAGCCTCTAAAACTCATGTGGAAATTAATGAACTAGCCCAAGAGAAATTTATTTTGTTTAATGAAGATTTTACGCTTCACGACCGGCTTATTCAGGCGTGTCAACAAGCAGGATTTGAACCTAATGTAGCTTACGAGAGCTCTCAATGGGATTTTATCGGTGAAATGATCGCGGAAAACTTAGGTGTATCTATCTTTCCACAATCCATTGCAGCAAAAGTGGATTCTGCTATCGTAAAAGCAGTTCCTATTACTAATCCTTCAATTTCATGGGATTTAGGATTGATTTTAAAAAAAGATAAATATATTTCATATGCCTCTAAACAATTCCTCCACTATATGAATGAACAGCATTCTGTTTTATATAGATAA
- a CDS encoding FMN-dependent NADH-azoreductase, protein MSYTLFIKANDRSASEAVSVKLYDAFLESYQQSHQGEEIMELNLFKEELPYLGADMINGQFKLARGLEVTAAENKAAEIANRYLEQFVKADKIVIAFPLWNFTVPAVLHTYFDYLNQAGKTFKYTPEGPVGLLGDKKVMLLNARGGVYSEGPAAEVEMAVKYVSSVLQFFGITDVNSVIIEGHNQFPDRAQEIIESGLEQAAQAAKIF, encoded by the coding sequence ATGAGTTATACTCTTTTTATAAAAGCAAATGACAGATCGGCAAGTGAAGCGGTCAGCGTAAAATTATATGATGCGTTTTTAGAAAGCTATCAACAATCGCACCAAGGTGAAGAAATAATGGAGCTAAATTTGTTCAAAGAAGAACTTCCTTATTTAGGTGCTGACATGATAAACGGTCAGTTTAAATTAGCAAGAGGACTAGAAGTGACGGCAGCGGAAAACAAAGCAGCAGAAATTGCTAATCGTTACCTAGAACAATTTGTGAAAGCTGATAAAATTGTCATTGCCTTTCCTCTTTGGAATTTTACTGTGCCGGCCGTGCTTCATACGTACTTTGATTATTTAAATCAAGCAGGCAAAACGTTTAAGTATACGCCAGAAGGTCCTGTGGGATTACTGGGCGATAAAAAGGTGATGTTATTAAACGCGCGTGGCGGAGTATATTCAGAAGGTCCAGCAGCTGAGGTCGAAATGGCCGTTAAATATGTTAGCAGCGTACTTCAATTCTTTGGAATCACGGACGTGAACTCCGTTATTATTGAAGGACATAATCAGTTTCCGGATCGTGCTCAAGAAATTATTGAAAGTGGTTTAGAACAAGCAGCACAAGCAGCCAAAATATTTTAA
- a CDS encoding FTR1 family protein: protein MWSSLALSLREGLEASLIIGIILAHVTKIGRKDLKYSVFIGAAAGLIFSLVFGFIGFNEAKELEEESEEIFEGVMMLLAAGLIAYFILWLHRSKEVTSSVTSKISKSSSKWGLIVLAFLSVFREGTELIIFNLTQVNQHASSIVFGSISGILLAVVITYILFKTAIKLNLWIIFKALGIFLIFIGGELCGEGLVKLFEAGGEPLEIIGFSVFTVASLYLFFQTELKKLRVRKQKSAS from the coding sequence ATGTGGTCAAGTTTGGCTTTGTCGCTTCGTGAAGGTTTAGAAGCATCGCTTATCATTGGAATTATTTTAGCTCATGTTACAAAAATCGGCCGAAAAGACTTAAAATATTCCGTCTTTATTGGCGCTGCTGCTGGCCTTATTTTCAGCTTAGTATTTGGCTTTATTGGTTTTAATGAGGCGAAAGAGTTAGAAGAAGAGTCAGAAGAAATTTTTGAAGGAGTCATGATGCTTTTAGCTGCAGGCCTTATTGCTTATTTTATTCTGTGGTTGCACCGAAGCAAAGAAGTGACATCTTCAGTTACATCAAAAATTTCCAAAAGCTCTTCCAAGTGGGGATTAATCGTTTTAGCCTTTTTATCTGTCTTTCGTGAAGGAACAGAACTAATCATTTTTAATCTGACACAAGTGAATCAACACGCCTCTTCTATTGTATTCGGCAGTATAAGTGGCATTTTGCTGGCCGTCGTTATTACATACATTTTGTTCAAAACAGCTATTAAGCTGAACCTTTGGATTATTTTTAAAGCGCTTGGTATTTTCCTTATTTTTATTGGGGGAGAGTTATGCGGTGAAGGTTTGGTTAAGCTATTTGAAGCTGGTGGAGAACCCCTTGAGATAATTGGATTTAGTGTATTTACAGTTGCATCACTGTATCTATTCTTCCAAACGGAGTTAAAAAAATTAAGAGTAAGAAAACAAAAATCAGCATCATGA
- a CDS encoding sensor histidine kinase, whose amino-acid sequence MKITTKINLLTTAWLVVILLIMNIVVFFSFTKSTVNMEQDILFEKAREIIQKGQQDHSVELSPELLKFYLTNHSFIRTVSENSTVINQVSNDPHLVKIKPEFSKKKKVKLRKIREKQVLVIRMPVKVNNQVVETLEIGELLTGFETRKDILLSILIFCSLVSILLSLLGGRWLSRVIMHPIKNMVTTMKEIEESGVPKKVLIQTETRDELQGMTVTFNHMIDRLRENIEKQNQFVSDASHELKTPLTVIRSYSNLLRRRGIKNEEITLDAIDTIYAEATKMQKMIETLLDLASVEKEQTLDLKQTDLVLIFEQIVKQLQQVYKRELVLHYDQTPIMIQVDELKMKQVLIILLDNAIKYSTNKIEVTVEKKQEDVIIKVKDYGIGIPKEDLAHIFERFYRVDKARSRATGGTGLGLSIAQTIVRQHKGEIFIKSEEEQGTEVVIHLPVSSIN is encoded by the coding sequence ATGAAGATCACGACGAAGATTAATTTGCTGACAACAGCATGGCTAGTGGTTATTTTATTAATCATGAACATCGTTGTTTTTTTCTCCTTCACTAAATCTACGGTGAATATGGAACAGGACATTTTATTCGAAAAAGCACGCGAGATTATTCAAAAAGGTCAGCAAGATCATTCCGTGGAGCTTTCGCCAGAGTTACTAAAATTTTATTTGACCAACCATTCATTTATCCGAACAGTCTCAGAAAATTCTACGGTCATTAATCAAGTATCAAATGATCCTCATCTGGTGAAAATTAAGCCCGAATTTTCAAAGAAAAAAAAGGTGAAGCTTCGCAAAATTAGAGAAAAACAAGTATTGGTTATTCGCATGCCTGTCAAAGTCAATAATCAAGTCGTTGAAACGCTTGAGATTGGTGAGCTCCTGACTGGTTTTGAAACCCGCAAAGATATTTTGCTATCAATTTTGATTTTTTGTTCGCTTGTGTCCATTTTACTGTCGCTTTTAGGAGGAAGATGGTTATCACGCGTCATTATGCATCCTATTAAAAATATGGTCACAACGATGAAAGAGATTGAAGAGAGCGGTGTTCCTAAAAAAGTTCTCATTCAAACGGAGACGAGAGATGAACTGCAGGGTATGACCGTTACGTTTAATCATATGATTGACCGCTTGCGAGAAAATATTGAAAAGCAAAATCAGTTTGTTTCTGATGCTTCTCACGAATTAAAAACCCCTCTAACCGTTATTCGCAGTTATTCTAATTTATTAAGAAGAAGAGGGATTAAAAATGAAGAAATTACGCTGGATGCGATCGACACCATCTATGCGGAAGCAACCAAAATGCAAAAAATGATTGAAACGCTGCTTGATCTGGCAAGTGTGGAAAAAGAACAAACGCTTGATCTGAAGCAAACAGATCTTGTTCTTATTTTTGAACAAATCGTTAAGCAGCTGCAGCAGGTATACAAAAGAGAATTAGTTCTTCATTATGATCAAACGCCCATTATGATTCAAGTGGATGAACTGAAAATGAAGCAAGTGCTGATTATTTTGCTTGATAATGCAATTAAATACAGTACGAATAAAATTGAAGTGACCGTGGAAAAAAAGCAGGAAGATGTCATTATCAAAGTGAAAGACTATGGAATTGGTATTCCAAAAGAAGATCTTGCACATATTTTTGAACGTTTCTACCGAGTGGATAAAGCTAGAAGCAGAGCTACGGGAGGAACGGGGCTTGGACTATCGATTGCACAAACTATTGTCCGCCAGCATAAAGGCGAGATTTTTATTAAAAGTGAAGAAGAACAAGGGACGGAAGTTGTGATTCATCTTCCCGTTTCATCTATAAACTAA
- a CDS encoding response regulator transcription factor: MKEKILIVEDEAQIAKVLKIELEFEDYEVDVEYDGKAGLETAISAQYDLILLDVMLPSLSGIEVLRRLRKAEVFTPVILLTARNTTLDKVMGLDQGANDYVTKPFEIEELLARVRSCIRYRSLVEASGTKEAEAELLTISDLTINLETREVLRNNESITLTPKEYDLVVYLLTNKNKIVTREGILTNVWGYEYEGETNVIDVYIRHLRKKVDEGFSTSLIHTVRGVGYMMKEEKHEDHDED; encoded by the coding sequence ATGAAAGAGAAAATTTTAATTGTGGAAGATGAAGCGCAAATTGCGAAAGTGCTAAAGATTGAATTGGAATTTGAAGATTATGAAGTAGATGTTGAGTACGACGGGAAAGCGGGTTTAGAGACGGCAATATCCGCTCAATATGACCTCATTTTGCTCGACGTGATGCTTCCAAGTCTGAGCGGTATTGAGGTGTTAAGAAGACTTCGGAAAGCGGAAGTGTTTACGCCAGTTATTTTATTAACTGCCCGAAATACGACGTTAGATAAGGTAATGGGGTTAGACCAAGGGGCTAATGATTATGTTACAAAACCGTTTGAAATTGAAGAGCTGTTAGCACGAGTTCGCTCTTGTATTCGCTATCGTTCGCTCGTAGAAGCATCAGGAACGAAAGAAGCTGAAGCAGAGCTCTTAACGATCAGTGATTTGACCATTAATCTTGAAACAAGGGAAGTCCTAAGAAACAATGAATCCATTACGTTGACACCGAAAGAGTATGATTTAGTCGTGTATTTGCTTACGAATAAAAATAAAATTGTCACGAGAGAAGGGATTCTCACAAACGTTTGGGGCTATGAATATGAAGGAGAAACAAACGTAATTGATGTGTATATTCGCCACTTAAGAAAAAAAGTAGATGAAGGTTTTTCTACTTCTCTCATTCATACGGTGCGGGGCGTAGGATATATGATGAAAGAGGAGAAACATGAAGATCACGACGAAGATTAA
- a CDS encoding MGDG synthase family glycosyltransferase, which yields MKKVLFLPLLKMPSGHHQVAEALMDILERRTTNICYKKIDLLSYTNELLEKVVTGTYLKWIRYAPETYNLAYKHLFYEPPVHSFKWYHHVFAKKMEHLVKEENPDLIICTHGFPSYLLSQLKAKGKCNVPIINVYTDFFINNLWGKEEIDFHFLPSEEVKRGLRAQSEIPLQNMMVTGIPVHEEITKTRTVKHHGSRNILIAGGSSGLGNIMDFYNDLKDARHFHYFVLCGKNQKLYEEIKGWELQHVTPIPYISSRTEMNELYERVDAIVTKPGGITVSEALRKNLPIFVHSALPGQEEVNLRYLTERNLVQELKADQSLESQLQTVLQDADKMSTLYNAIAAYHKEIEAQTPEELLAVVNWILGEKQTIGLHA from the coding sequence TTGAAAAAGGTTTTATTTTTACCTCTTCTAAAAATGCCTTCTGGCCATCATCAAGTGGCAGAGGCGTTAATGGATATATTGGAAAGAAGAACAACAAATATTTGTTATAAAAAAATAGATTTATTAAGTTATACAAACGAACTATTAGAAAAAGTGGTTACAGGCACATATTTGAAATGGATTCGTTATGCTCCAGAAACATACAATTTGGCATACAAACATCTCTTTTATGAACCGCCTGTTCATTCATTTAAATGGTATCATCACGTATTTGCAAAAAAAATGGAGCACTTAGTTAAAGAAGAAAATCCGGATTTAATTATATGCACACATGGATTTCCTTCTTATTTGCTCAGCCAATTAAAAGCAAAAGGCAAGTGCAATGTTCCTATTATAAATGTCTACACGGATTTCTTTATTAATAATTTATGGGGAAAAGAAGAGATTGACTTTCACTTTCTTCCTAGTGAAGAAGTAAAAAGAGGGCTTCGTGCTCAAAGTGAAATTCCACTTCAAAATATGATGGTCACAGGGATACCGGTACATGAAGAAATAACAAAAACAAGAACTGTTAAGCATCATGGTAGCCGAAATATTTTAATTGCCGGAGGCAGCAGCGGTCTAGGCAATATTATGGATTTTTACAATGATTTAAAAGACGCGCGCCATTTTCATTACTTTGTCTTATGCGGCAAAAATCAAAAGTTATATGAAGAAATCAAAGGGTGGGAACTACAACACGTTACACCAATTCCGTACATTTCATCACGCACAGAAATGAATGAACTGTATGAGCGAGTGGATGCTATTGTAACAAAACCAGGTGGTATCACGGTCAGTGAAGCTCTTCGCAAAAATTTACCGATTTTTGTTCATTCTGCTTTACCGGGTCAAGAAGAGGTGAATTTACGCTATTTAACAGAGCGAAACTTAGTTCAAGAACTAAAGGCGGATCAATCGTTAGAAAGTCAGCTGCAGACAGTGCTGCAGGATGCTGATAAAATGAGCACATTGTATAACGCGATTGCTGCTTACCATAAAGAAATCGAAGCACAAACGCCTGAAGAACTTTTAGCAGTAGTCAATTGGATTCTAGGTGAAAAGCAAACGATTGGTCTTCATGCGTAA
- a CDS encoding undecaprenyl-diphosphatase, producing MNLNYEVFQWINSFAGKSSAMDSVMVIITNSVPYFIMACLLLLWFSGKTERTIYHRYTALYMLFTIVLSLCINEVIHLVYYHPRPFVTHHVHKLIPHPANSSFVSDHSILVFSAAWIMWLRKNKWRSVIFIWAAISGLSRIYVGVHYPADVLGGMVIAGAISCFVIYLSDKTAPLIQRLFWIHDVIIKRIPFLSRYTHEQISKKNHSA from the coding sequence ATGAACCTCAATTACGAAGTATTTCAATGGATTAACTCGTTTGCTGGTAAATCCAGCGCAATGGATTCTGTCATGGTTATCATTACGAATAGCGTTCCTTATTTTATAATGGCCTGTTTGCTTTTGCTTTGGTTTAGCGGAAAAACAGAAAGAACAATTTATCACCGTTATACGGCTTTATACATGTTGTTTACAATTGTCCTTTCTCTTTGTATCAATGAAGTCATTCACCTGGTGTATTACCACCCGCGTCCGTTTGTGACTCATCATGTTCATAAGCTGATTCCGCACCCGGCTAATTCATCTTTTGTCAGTGATCATTCGATTTTAGTCTTTTCTGCTGCTTGGATCATGTGGTTACGAAAAAACAAATGGAGAAGCGTCATTTTTATATGGGCTGCCATCTCGGGCCTTTCACGCATTTACGTAGGTGTCCACTATCCAGCAGATGTACTTGGAGGCATGGTAATTGCGGGAGCTATCAGCTGCTTTGTTATCTATCTTTCAGATAAAACAGCTCCTCTTATCCAGCGATTATTCTGGATTCACGATGTGATTATCAAGCGTATTCCGTTTCTGTCTCGTTACACGCATGAACAAATTAGTAAAAAAAATCATTCAGCTTAA
- a CDS encoding MarR family winged helix-turn-helix transcriptional regulator: MSHSCSEKANVLYALQEVNKQINQKFEHCTGVSQSRLDILHQLYETGEMSQKALQQQVNIDNAAITRHLKQLEERDVVSRRKNPDDNRVTFVKLTKSGHEKIGAFRNEKARFIDEAFKDFSEEEQLLLSKMLERLKVNISAIERS, encoded by the coding sequence TTGTCACATTCATGTTCTGAAAAAGCAAATGTTCTGTATGCTCTGCAAGAAGTTAATAAACAAATTAATCAAAAGTTTGAGCATTGTACCGGTGTTAGCCAATCACGTCTTGATATTTTACATCAGCTTTATGAAACAGGTGAAATGAGTCAAAAGGCGCTTCAACAGCAAGTAAACATTGATAATGCTGCAATTACAAGGCATTTAAAGCAGCTAGAAGAAAGAGATGTTGTATCACGCCGTAAAAATCCTGATGACAACCGCGTAACATTTGTAAAGCTTACGAAAAGCGGACATGAAAAAATCGGTGCATTTCGAAACGAAAAAGCTCGCTTTATTGATGAAGCATTTAAAGATTTCAGCGAAGAAGAACAGCTGCTGCTTTCCAAAATGCTTGAGCGTTTAAAAGTAAACATTTCGGCCATTGAACGGTCATAA
- a CDS encoding nitroreductase family protein: MTQTKTLNNDFQDIITGRRSIRYYDPSVKISREEMKEILTEATLAPSSVNAQPWRFLVIDSPEGKATLAPLAKFNQSQVETSAAVIAIFGDLKSEENLDEIYDKAVELGYMPQEIRDMQIPKIKAHYAAASEELNKETVLIDGGLVSMQLMLAARAHGYDTNAIGGYEKDQIAEAFGLDKERYAPVMLLSIGKAANSGYPSVRLPIEKVAQFR; encoded by the coding sequence ATGACACAAACAAAAACACTAAACAATGATTTCCAAGATATTATTACAGGGCGCAGATCTATTCGTTATTACGATCCATCTGTCAAAATCAGCCGTGAAGAAATGAAAGAAATTTTAACAGAAGCGACGCTAGCTCCATCTTCTGTTAATGCACAGCCTTGGCGCTTTCTAGTAATTGATAGCCCTGAAGGAAAAGCAACACTAGCTCCGCTTGCTAAATTTAATCAATCACAAGTAGAAACATCGGCAGCTGTTATTGCGATATTCGGCGATTTAAAAAGCGAAGAAAATTTAGATGAAATTTACGATAAAGCTGTTGAACTAGGCTATATGCCACAAGAAATTAGAGATATGCAAATTCCAAAAATCAAAGCGCACTACGCAGCTGCTTCTGAAGAATTAAATAAAGAAACGGTATTAATTGACGGCGGTTTAGTATCTATGCAGTTAATGCTTGCTGCACGTGCTCACGGTTATGATACGAATGCTATTGGCGGTTATGAAAAAGATCAAATTGCCGAAGCATTCGGTTTAGACAAAGAACGCTATGCACCGGTTATGTTACTTTCAATCGGCAAAGCAGCAAATAGCGGTTACCCTTCTGTACGTTTACCAATTGAAAAAGTAGCTCAATTTAGATAA
- the moaD gene encoding molybdopterin converting factor subunit 1, whose product MINVLFFAAIREEAGVEQVTVDKQDITVKELKEYVQKTYKLSSLNQTMTAVNEEFVTDEEIIGTGDTVAFIPPVSGG is encoded by the coding sequence ATGATTAACGTCTTATTTTTCGCTGCTATACGTGAAGAGGCTGGAGTGGAACAAGTAACAGTTGATAAGCAAGATATAACAGTGAAGGAATTAAAGGAATATGTACAAAAAACATATAAGCTGTCCTCTCTGAATCAAACGATGACAGCAGTCAACGAAGAGTTTGTAACAGATGAAGAAATCATTGGAACGGGAGATACCGTTGCATTTATTCCACCCGTTAGTGGAGGATAA
- a CDS encoding molybdenum cofactor biosynthesis protein MoaE, giving the protein MNQHLFEVVNQPIAVDEIIKKVSRRDAGAITTFIGTVREFTKGKKTLSLEYQAYVPMAVKMLSQIGDEIQEKWPDALTAITHRIGKLDITEVAVVIAVSSPHRKTAYEANEYAIERIKQIVPIWKKEFWEDGTKWIGDQLETKEYPEGKPLKEM; this is encoded by the coding sequence ATGAACCAGCACTTATTTGAAGTAGTAAATCAGCCAATTGCGGTAGATGAAATAATTAAAAAAGTTTCTAGAAGAGACGCGGGAGCTATTACGACATTTATTGGAACGGTAAGAGAATTTACAAAAGGCAAAAAGACGCTCTCTCTTGAATATCAAGCCTATGTGCCAATGGCAGTGAAAATGCTCAGCCAAATTGGTGACGAAATTCAGGAAAAGTGGCCGGATGCTTTGACAGCTATTACTCATCGAATCGGAAAGCTTGATATAACAGAAGTCGCAGTAGTTATTGCGGTTTCTTCTCCGCATCGCAAAACAGCTTATGAAGCAAATGAGTATGCTATTGAACGTATTAAGCAAATTGTGCCAATTTGGAAAAAGGAATTTTGGGAAGATGGAACAAAATGGATTGGCGATCAGTTAGAAACAAAAGAATATCCTGAAGGAAAGCCATTGAAGGAGATGTAA
- the mobB gene encoding molybdopterin-guanine dinucleotide biosynthesis protein B produces MALVASCTVLQVVGFQNSGKTTLVEKLIKKAKQFDLRVGSIKHHGHGGPPDSSSELKDSHRHQQAGADVAGVEGGGILQLTANSKDWSLKKLIDFYQFFSPDVIFVEGYKKESYPKAVLIRSEEDLVLLSSLTNIICVISHIPLKNEVQRAYPMFHLQEDELYLNFLLKEVGERR; encoded by the coding sequence ATGGCCTTGGTAGCAAGTTGCACCGTTTTACAAGTAGTTGGATTTCAAAACAGCGGAAAAACGACTTTAGTGGAAAAGCTAATTAAAAAAGCGAAACAATTCGATCTACGTGTAGGTTCTATTAAGCACCATGGACACGGCGGACCTCCAGATAGCAGCAGTGAGCTAAAAGACAGTCATCGCCACCAGCAAGCAGGTGCCGATGTGGCAGGTGTAGAAGGAGGTGGGATCCTTCAGCTTACGGCAAACAGTAAAGACTGGAGCCTAAAAAAGCTGATTGATTTTTATCAATTTTTCTCGCCAGATGTCATTTTTGTTGAAGGATATAAAAAAGAATCCTATCCAAAAGCAGTCTTGATTCGAAGTGAAGAAGATCTTGTTCTGCTTTCCTCTCTAACCAATATCATATGCGTGATTAGTCACATTCCGCTTAAAAACGAAGTGCAGCGAGCATATCCAATGTTTCACTTACAAGAAGACGAGCTTTATCTTAATTTTTTATTGAAAGAAGTGGGGGAAAGAAGATGA
- a CDS encoding molybdopterin molybdotransferase MoeA gives MREKRTPIPVGECVGRVMQYVKSGKQEIIALEEAHGRFLAEDLMADHDVPAFNRSPYDGFAIRSQDTKKASSLHPVELDVRGEIGAGSVFEHTVNAMQAVRIMTGAPIPKGCDAVAMLEVTKEYIKDNQPVVQIKRSFNSGDNISFQGEETKKGTMLVSKGTYITPGVAALLATFGYSNVAVFKKPVVGLLATGSELVEVRDPVQRGKIRNSNAHMLRAQIEKAGGEVNYFGIMPDDLSQCYSAVKSALSEVDMLITTGGVSVGDYDYLPEVYKQLQAEVLFNKIAMRPGSVTTVARMEDKLLFGLSGNPTACYVGFELLARPVISTYAGKRTPHLRKEKALLGKDFLKPNPFMRFVSGRLSYREGQLIASPLSFTKSSAVSSLAHADTLIIFPGGTRGYKEGMLVDVLLLDDVQGSEWPW, from the coding sequence ATGAGAGAAAAGCGAACTCCTATCCCTGTCGGAGAATGCGTTGGGCGAGTGATGCAGTATGTCAAAAGCGGAAAGCAAGAAATCATTGCGCTTGAAGAAGCTCACGGCAGATTTTTAGCAGAAGATTTAATGGCAGATCATGATGTTCCTGCTTTTAATCGTTCTCCATATGATGGTTTTGCTATTCGGTCACAAGATACGAAAAAAGCATCATCACTTCATCCAGTAGAACTGGATGTTCGAGGAGAGATAGGAGCGGGTTCTGTTTTTGAACATACAGTCAACGCGATGCAGGCTGTGCGTATTATGACAGGAGCTCCTATTCCAAAAGGCTGCGATGCGGTGGCAATGCTTGAAGTAACAAAAGAATATATAAAAGACAACCAGCCCGTCGTTCAAATCAAGCGGTCGTTTAACAGCGGAGATAACATTTCGTTTCAAGGAGAAGAAACAAAAAAAGGCACTATGTTAGTTTCAAAAGGAACGTATATCACTCCGGGAGTAGCTGCTCTTCTAGCCACATTTGGTTATAGTAACGTAGCTGTCTTCAAAAAGCCTGTAGTTGGATTACTTGCAACGGGAAGTGAACTAGTGGAAGTACGTGATCCTGTTCAGCGAGGGAAAATTCGTAATAGCAATGCTCATATGCTTCGTGCCCAAATTGAAAAAGCTGGAGGAGAAGTAAACTATTTTGGTATTATGCCCGATGATTTAAGTCAGTGCTACAGCGCGGTAAAATCTGCGCTATCAGAAGTGGACATGCTGATTACAACGGGGGGCGTTTCAGTAGGAGATTATGATTATCTACCAGAGGTGTATAAGCAATTACAGGCCGAAGTTCTTTTTAATAAAATAGCGATGAGACCAGGCAGTGTCACAACAGTTGCACGTATGGAAGACAAGCTTTTATTTGGTCTATCGGGAAACCCTACGGCCTGCTACGTTGGTTTTGAACTGCTAGCTCGTCCGGTCATCAGTACATATGCGGGGAAAAGAACCCCTCACCTCCGGAAAGAAAAAGCTTTGTTAGGAAAAGACTTCTTAAAGCCAAATCCTTTTATGCGATTTGTATCTGGCAGGCTTTCATACAGGGAAGGACAGCTGATTGCTTCTCCATTAAGCTTTACAAAATCTAGTGCTGTTTCTTCTTTAGCTCATGCGGATACGTTAATTATATTTCCCGGAGGGACGAGAGGGTACAAAGAAGGAATGCTGGTTGACGTCTTATTGCTAGATGACGTGCAGGGAAGTGAATGGCCTTGGTAG